A genome region from Nocardia sp. NBC_00565 includes the following:
- the recF gene encoding DNA replication/repair protein RecF (All proteins in this family for which functions are known are DNA-binding proteins that assist the filamentation of RecA onto DNA for the initiation of recombination or recombinational repair.): MFIRTLSLREFRSWEHAELELSPGRTVFLGSNGNGKTNLLEAAGYLATLGSHRVAADAPLIRIGAERARIGATVVNAGRELRVDIELNQGSANRAQINRSPVRRPREILGILQTVLFAPEDLALVRGDPGERRRFLDELCTARLPRLAAVRADYDRVLRQRSALLKSAGRQARSKAELSTLDVWDGHLATHAAVLLAQRLRLVHDLYPYLAQAYSSIAPESRPAAIGYRSASLPPEFLDPARAPRPDDAEALEAILLRELAAARPKELERGVCLVGPHRDELDLMLGTAPAKGFASHGESWSFALALRLAAFELLRTTGAEPVLLLDDVFAELDRRRRTALAQVAAGAEQVLITAAVPEDVPAELAAVPLRVETSGGADGRISRIADIETPPPDP; this comes from the coding sequence GTGTTCATCCGGACGCTGTCACTGCGTGAGTTCCGCTCCTGGGAACACGCGGAGCTCGAATTATCCCCAGGCCGAACGGTTTTTCTCGGCTCCAACGGCAACGGCAAGACGAACCTGCTGGAGGCGGCCGGCTACCTCGCCACTTTGGGCTCGCATCGGGTCGCCGCCGACGCACCGCTGATCCGCATCGGGGCCGAGCGCGCCAGGATCGGCGCGACCGTCGTGAACGCGGGCCGCGAACTGCGCGTCGATATCGAACTCAACCAGGGCAGCGCGAATCGCGCACAGATCAATCGATCGCCGGTACGCCGACCACGAGAGATCCTCGGCATTCTGCAGACCGTGTTGTTCGCACCGGAGGACCTCGCCTTGGTCCGCGGCGATCCGGGCGAGCGCCGGCGCTTTCTCGACGAGTTGTGCACAGCCCGATTGCCGCGGCTCGCCGCCGTCCGCGCCGACTATGACCGGGTGCTGCGACAGCGCTCGGCATTGTTGAAATCCGCTGGGCGCCAGGCCCGCTCGAAGGCGGAGCTGAGCACCCTGGACGTATGGGACGGGCATTTGGCGACGCATGCCGCGGTACTGCTCGCACAGCGGCTGCGGCTGGTGCACGACCTGTATCCCTATCTCGCACAGGCGTACTCGTCGATCGCCCCCGAATCACGCCCGGCCGCAATCGGCTACCGCAGCGCGAGCCTGCCGCCGGAGTTCCTGGATCCGGCGCGCGCGCCACGGCCCGATGACGCCGAGGCGCTGGAGGCGATCCTGCTGCGGGAACTGGCGGCGGCGCGGCCGAAGGAGTTGGAGCGCGGCGTCTGCCTGGTCGGCCCGCACCGCGACGAGCTGGACCTGATGCTCGGCACCGCCCCCGCGAAAGGCTTTGCCAGCCATGGTGAGTCGTGGTCGTTCGCGTTGGCCCTGCGGCTCGCGGCGTTCGAGCTGCTGCGCACCACCGGCGCCGAACCGGTGCTGCTGCTCGACGACGTCTTCGCCGAGCTCGATCGCCGTCGCCGCACCGCACTCGCGCAGGTCGCGGCCGGGGCCGAACAGGTGCTGATCACCGCCGCCGTCCCCGAGGATGTGCCGGCGGAACTCGCCGCCGTGCCACTCAGGGTGGAGACCAGCGGTGGTGCAGACGGCCGCATCTCCCGGATCGCCGACATCGAAACCCCACCGCCTGATCCGTGA
- a CDS encoding DUF721 family protein, with product MSDQAASSASPSEPEPELRGIDLARRALEEARAAAKASGKSVGQGRASPRRLRTGARRRSGWSGARPDDRDPQLFSSLAGSIAKNRGWSAKVAEGMVFGRWTTVVGEDIASHATPMTLKDGVLSIAAESTAWATQLRMLQGQILAKINAGVGQGVVTSLKITGPTAPSWRKGERHIKGRGPRDTYG from the coding sequence GTGAGCGATCAAGCGGCGTCGAGCGCTTCCCCGTCGGAGCCGGAGCCGGAACTGCGCGGCATCGATCTGGCGCGGCGCGCGCTGGAGGAGGCGCGGGCGGCGGCCAAGGCGAGCGGCAAATCGGTGGGACAGGGCCGGGCCTCGCCGCGTCGGCTGCGCACCGGCGCCCGGCGTCGCAGCGGCTGGTCCGGCGCACGGCCCGATGACCGTGACCCACAGCTGTTTTCGAGTCTCGCCGGATCCATCGCGAAGAATCGGGGCTGGTCGGCCAAGGTCGCCGAGGGCATGGTCTTCGGCCGCTGGACCACGGTGGTCGGCGAGGACATCGCCTCGCACGCGACACCAATGACATTGAAGGACGGCGTGCTGAGTATCGCCGCCGAGTCGACGGCCTGGGCCACCCAGCTGCGTATGCTGCAGGGCCAGATCCTGGCGAAGATCAATGCGGGGGTCGGACAGGGCGTGGTCACCTCGCTGAAGATCACCGGTCCGACGGCTCCGAGCTGGCGCAAGGGTGAACGCCACATCAAGGGCCGCGGCCCCCGCGACACCTACGGATAG
- the rpmH gene encoding 50S ribosomal protein L34 translates to MAKGKRTFQPNNRRRARVHGFRLRMRTRAGRAIVSTRRGKGRKSLTA, encoded by the coding sequence GTGGCCAAGGGCAAGCGGACGTTCCAGCCGAACAACCGTCGTCGGGCGCGGGTCCACGGCTTCCGTCTCCGGATGCGCACCCGCGCTGGTCGCGCCATCGTTTCCACGCGTCGCGGCAAGGGCCGCAAGTCCCTTACTGCCTGA
- the gyrB gene encoding DNA topoisomerase (ATP-hydrolyzing) subunit B has protein sequence MDSNASGSTNATSGKQDYGASSITVLEGLEAVRKRPGMYIGSTGERGLHHLIWEVVDNSVDEAMAGYASQVNVTLLADGGVEVRDDGRGIPVAMHASGIPTVEVVMTQLHAGGKFDSDSYAVSGGLHGVGISVVNALSSQVELEIDRDGFQWSQSYKGAKPGKLVKGEPTTRTGNTTRFWADADIFETTTYNFETVARRLQEMAFLNKGLTIVLTDERVTDADITDEVVSETAEAPKHADPNAPAAPVEHKVKTRTYHYPGGLEDFVRHINRTKQAIHNSVVAFTGKGTGHELEVAMQWNSGYSESVHTFANTINTHEGGTHEEGFRAALTTVVNKYAKDKKLLKDKDGNLTGDDIREGLAAIVSVKVSEPQFEGQTKTKLGNTEVKSFVQRTCNEHLSHWFEANPADAKTIVNKAVSSAQARVAARKARELVRRKSATDLGGLPGKLADCRSKDPSKSEIYIVEGDSAGGSAKSGRDSMYQAILPLRGKIINVEKARIDRVLKNNEVQSIITAFGTGIHDEFDIAKLRYHKIVLMADADVDGQHISTLLLTLLFRFMRPLVEHGHVYLAQPPLYKLKWQRSEPEFAYSDRERDGLLEAGLAAGKKINKDDGVQRYKGLGEMNAKELWETTMDPAVRVLRQVTLDDAAAADELFSILMGEDVEARRSFITRNAKDVRFLDV, from the coding sequence ATGGATTCCAACGCATCGGGCTCGACCAACGCGACATCGGGCAAGCAGGACTACGGTGCCTCCTCCATCACGGTTCTGGAAGGCCTCGAGGCGGTCCGCAAACGCCCGGGCATGTACATCGGTTCCACCGGTGAGCGCGGCTTGCACCACCTGATCTGGGAAGTTGTCGACAACTCGGTCGACGAGGCGATGGCCGGATACGCGAGCCAGGTAAATGTCACGCTGCTCGCCGACGGCGGAGTCGAAGTGCGTGACGACGGGCGTGGGATTCCGGTGGCGATGCACGCGTCCGGTATCCCGACTGTCGAGGTCGTCATGACGCAGCTGCACGCGGGCGGCAAGTTCGACTCCGACTCGTATGCGGTGTCGGGTGGTCTGCACGGCGTGGGTATCTCGGTCGTCAACGCGCTGTCCAGCCAAGTTGAGCTCGAAATCGACCGCGACGGGTTTCAATGGAGCCAGAGTTACAAAGGTGCCAAACCTGGAAAGTTGGTCAAGGGCGAGCCCACTACGAGAACCGGCAACACTACGAGGTTCTGGGCGGACGCAGACATATTCGAGACCACCACCTACAACTTCGAGACGGTCGCGCGCCGCCTGCAGGAGATGGCGTTCCTGAACAAGGGCCTCACCATCGTCCTGACCGATGAGCGCGTCACCGACGCCGATATCACCGACGAGGTGGTCAGCGAGACCGCCGAGGCGCCCAAGCACGCCGACCCGAACGCGCCTGCCGCGCCGGTCGAGCACAAGGTGAAGACGCGGACCTACCACTACCCGGGTGGTCTGGAGGATTTCGTCCGGCATATCAACCGGACCAAGCAGGCCATCCACAACTCGGTCGTCGCGTTCACCGGTAAGGGCACCGGGCACGAGCTCGAGGTGGCGATGCAGTGGAACTCCGGCTATTCGGAATCCGTGCACACCTTCGCCAACACCATCAACACCCATGAGGGCGGCACCCACGAAGAGGGTTTCCGCGCGGCGCTCACCACGGTGGTCAACAAGTACGCCAAGGACAAGAAGCTGCTCAAGGACAAGGACGGCAATCTCACCGGTGACGATATCCGCGAGGGCCTGGCCGCCATCGTGAGCGTGAAGGTCTCCGAGCCGCAGTTCGAGGGCCAGACCAAGACCAAGCTCGGCAATACCGAGGTCAAGTCGTTCGTACAGCGCACCTGCAACGAGCACCTCTCGCACTGGTTCGAGGCCAATCCGGCCGATGCGAAGACCATTGTGAACAAGGCGGTCTCGTCCGCGCAGGCCCGCGTCGCCGCGCGCAAGGCACGTGAGTTGGTGCGCCGCAAGAGCGCCACGGACCTCGGTGGCCTGCCCGGCAAGCTGGCCGACTGCCGATCCAAGGATCCGAGCAAGTCCGAGATCTACATCGTGGAGGGCGACTCCGCCGGCGGCTCGGCGAAGTCCGGCCGCGATTCGATGTACCAGGCGATCCTGCCGCTGCGCGGCAAGATCATCAACGTCGAGAAGGCCCGCATCGACCGCGTCCTCAAGAACAACGAGGTGCAGTCGATCATCACCGCCTTCGGCACCGGCATCCACGACGAATTCGATATCGCCAAGCTGCGGTATCACAAGATCGTGCTGATGGCCGACGCCGACGTGGACGGCCAGCACATCTCGACCCTGCTGCTGACGCTGCTGTTCCGCTTCATGCGTCCGCTGGTCGAGCACGGGCACGTGTACCTCGCGCAGCCGCCGCTGTACAAGCTCAAGTGGCAGCGGTCCGAACCGGAGTTCGCCTACTCCGATCGCGAGCGCGACGGTCTGCTCGAGGCCGGTCTGGCCGCGGGCAAGAAGATCAACAAGGACGACGGTGTCCAGCGCTACAAGGGTCTCGGCGAGATGAACGCCAAGGAACTCTGGGAGACCACCATGGATCCCGCGGTGCGGGTGCTGCGTCAGGTCACCCTGGACGATGCCGCCGCGGCCGACGAGTTGTTCTCCATCCTGATGGGTGAGGACGTCGAGGCACGTCGCAGCTTCATCACCCGCAATGCCAAGGACGTTCGCTTCCTCGACGTGTAA
- the dnaA gene encoding chromosomal replication initiator protein DnaA codes for MDDEQNVLATVWPEVVAELTTGSPDGAIPPVSRAQQAWLKLVKPLTVAQGFALLSVPSSLAQEAIERDLREPILRSLGRRLGPQVEGLGVRIAAPATQPTERTGNNPRHARMTSRPERGRDSGRGPAGYSAPDYPGRNDYSPPRYAQPNEYPAAPGYSGGPEYSTAPDYEAAPDYTGAPEYLPVPGYEGARGYPTDQYPTRGDYPGQVNGERQEQPAPRRESGLPPRRDSVPPGQESLFNPEPEPSRGPGRAPMRENRPNTDPAIAAAHESVREPISDNSHDDDEPVVNVRNSWPTYFTKSQENPAPSNSSASLNAKYTFDTFVIGASNRFAHAAAVAIAEAPARAYNPLFVWGASGLGKTHLLHAAGHYAQRLFPGMRVKYVSTEEFTNDFINSLRDDRKVAFKRRYRETDILLVDDIQFIEGKEGIQEEFFHTFNTLHNANKQIVVSSDRPPKQLATLEERLRTRFEWGLITDVQPPELETRIAILRKKARMDRLDVPHDVLELIASRVERNIRELEGALIRVTAFASLNGQPLDLPLAEVVLRDLMPDTATLEINAATIMAVTAEYFNTTLEELTGPGKARPLAQARQIAMYLCRELTDLSLPKIGQAFGRDHTTVMYAEKKVRKEMTERRRVYDQVQELTARIKQRSR; via the coding sequence ATGGACGACGAGCAGAACGTGTTGGCCACGGTGTGGCCCGAGGTGGTCGCCGAGCTCACCACCGGCTCACCCGATGGTGCCATCCCGCCGGTTTCCCGGGCGCAGCAGGCCTGGCTCAAACTCGTCAAGCCACTGACCGTGGCACAGGGCTTCGCCTTGCTCTCGGTGCCGTCCTCGTTGGCCCAGGAGGCCATCGAACGCGATCTGCGCGAACCCATCCTGCGCTCCCTCGGTCGCCGCCTGGGTCCCCAGGTCGAGGGGCTCGGCGTCCGTATCGCGGCACCGGCCACCCAGCCGACCGAGCGCACCGGCAACAATCCGCGTCACGCCAGAATGACCAGCCGCCCCGAGCGCGGCCGGGACAGCGGCCGCGGTCCGGCCGGATATTCCGCACCCGATTATCCGGGGCGCAACGACTATTCGCCGCCACGTTATGCACAACCCAACGAGTACCCGGCCGCGCCCGGGTACTCGGGCGGCCCCGAATACTCGACAGCCCCGGACTACGAAGCAGCGCCCGACTACACGGGTGCACCGGAGTACCTGCCGGTGCCCGGATATGAAGGGGCAAGGGGGTATCCCACCGACCAATACCCGACCCGCGGTGACTACCCGGGCCAGGTCAACGGCGAACGGCAGGAGCAGCCCGCGCCGCGCCGTGAATCCGGACTCCCGCCGCGCCGCGACTCCGTACCGCCCGGGCAGGAGTCGCTGTTCAACCCCGAGCCGGAGCCTTCACGTGGTCCGGGCCGTGCGCCGATGCGAGAAAACCGGCCGAACACCGATCCGGCGATCGCGGCCGCGCACGAATCGGTCCGCGAGCCGATATCGGACAACTCACATGACGACGACGAACCGGTCGTCAATGTCCGCAACTCGTGGCCCACCTACTTCACCAAGTCACAGGAGAACCCGGCGCCGTCGAACTCATCGGCGAGCCTGAACGCGAAATACACCTTCGACACCTTCGTGATCGGCGCCTCCAACCGCTTCGCGCACGCCGCGGCGGTGGCCATCGCGGAGGCACCCGCCCGCGCCTACAACCCGCTGTTCGTCTGGGGCGCTTCGGGTTTGGGCAAGACCCATCTGCTGCACGCGGCGGGCCACTACGCCCAGCGACTCTTTCCCGGCATGCGGGTCAAGTACGTCTCCACCGAAGAGTTCACCAACGACTTCATCAACAGCCTGCGTGACGACCGGAAGGTGGCGTTCAAGCGCCGCTACCGCGAGACCGACATCCTGCTGGTCGACGACATCCAGTTCATCGAGGGCAAGGAAGGTATCCAGGAGGAGTTCTTCCACACCTTCAACACCCTGCACAACGCCAACAAACAGATCGTCGTCTCCTCCGACCGCCCGCCCAAGCAACTGGCCACCCTGGAGGAGCGACTGCGGACCCGATTCGAATGGGGTCTGATCACCGATGTGCAGCCGCCGGAGCTGGAGACCCGCATCGCGATCCTGCGCAAGAAGGCGCGGATGGACCGGCTAGACGTGCCGCATGACGTGCTCGAACTCATTGCCAGCCGAGTCGAGCGCAATATCCGTGAGCTGGAAGGTGCGCTGATCCGGGTGACGGCCTTCGCGTCGCTGAACGGTCAGCCGCTGGATCTGCCGCTGGCGGAGGTGGTGTTGCGGGATCTGATGCCCGATACCGCGACGCTGGAGATCAATGCGGCGACGATCATGGCCGTCACCGCCGAGTACTTCAACACCACGCTCGAAGAGCTCACCGGCCCGGGCAAGGCACGACCGCTGGCGCAGGCCCGCCAGATCGCCATGTACCTATGCCGCGAACTCACCGATCTATCGCTACCCAAGATCGGTCAGGCGTTCGGCCGCGACCACACCACGGTGATGTACGCGGAGAAGAAGGTACGCAAGGAAATGACCGAACGGCGCCGGGTCTATGACCAGGTTCAAGAACTAACAGCCCGGATTAAACAGCGTTCGCGCTGA
- the dnaN gene encoding DNA polymerase III subunit beta, with translation MELASMKFRVAREDFAESVAWVARSLPSRPPVPVLGGVLLVAGEDGLTVSGFDYEVSAQMRVAAEVAGPGEVLVSGRLLADITKALSNKPVDVAVDGTRVLITCGSAKFSLPTMPVEDYPQLPEVPQQTGALSVDIFAEAVGQVAVAAGRDDTLPMLTGIRVEIEGPHVVLAATDRFRLAVRHIEWQPARIDIETAVLIPARTLSEAAKTLGPSDAPVQLSLGTGAGADGLLGIVNAGRRTTTRLLDAEFPKFRQLLPKEHTSIATLPVASLTDAIKRVALVAERGAQVRLEFADEGLLLSAGGDDAGRAEEWLEADFRGESLTIAFNPGYLIDGLSALHAERVTFGFTTPSRPAVLLPASDEEPKVTESGAFAAMESPYIYLLMPVRLPG, from the coding sequence ATGGAGCTGGCGAGTATGAAGTTTCGGGTCGCCCGAGAGGATTTCGCCGAGTCCGTTGCATGGGTGGCACGCAGCCTCCCGTCGCGGCCTCCGGTCCCGGTACTCGGTGGTGTACTACTCGTGGCGGGCGAGGACGGGCTCACCGTCTCCGGCTTCGACTACGAGGTCTCCGCGCAGATGCGCGTGGCGGCCGAGGTCGCCGGTCCCGGTGAGGTGCTGGTCTCCGGCCGACTGCTCGCCGACATCACCAAGGCGCTGTCCAATAAGCCGGTCGATGTCGCCGTCGACGGCACCCGTGTGCTGATCACCTGTGGCAGTGCGAAATTCTCGCTGCCGACCATGCCGGTCGAGGACTATCCCCAGCTGCCCGAGGTACCCCAGCAGACCGGTGCGCTGAGCGTCGACATCTTCGCCGAGGCGGTCGGCCAGGTCGCGGTCGCCGCCGGGCGCGACGACACCCTGCCGATGCTCACTGGCATCCGGGTCGAGATCGAGGGGCCACACGTCGTGCTGGCGGCCACCGACCGATTCCGGCTGGCCGTCCGGCACATCGAATGGCAGCCCGCCCGAATCGATATCGAGACCGCGGTGCTCATCCCCGCCCGGACGCTGTCCGAGGCCGCTAAGACGCTCGGCCCGTCCGATGCCCCCGTGCAACTGTCCCTCGGCACCGGGGCGGGCGCGGATGGTCTGCTCGGCATCGTGAACGCGGGCCGCCGGACTACGACCCGACTGCTCGATGCGGAATTCCCCAAGTTCCGCCAATTGCTCCCCAAGGAGCACACCTCGATCGCAACGCTCCCGGTGGCCTCGCTGACCGACGCCATCAAGCGCGTCGCGTTGGTCGCCGAGCGCGGCGCCCAGGTGCGCCTGGAATTCGCCGACGAGGGCCTGTTGCTCTCGGCGGGCGGTGACGATGCCGGACGCGCCGAGGAATGGCTGGAAGCCGATTTCCGTGGTGAGTCGCTGACGATCGCGTTCAATCCGGGTTACCTCATCGATGGGCTCTCCGCGCTGCACGCCGAGCGAGTCACCTTCGGCTTCACCACGCCGAGCCGCCCCGCGGTGCTGCTGCCCGCCAGCGACGAGGAGCCCAAGGTGACGGAGTCGGGCGCGTTCGCCGCGATGGAGAGCCCGTACATCTACCTGTTGATGCCGGTTCGGCTGCCCGGCTGA
- the rnpA gene encoding ribonuclease P protein component: MLPEPYRLHHRADFSRTVRRGQRIGRRDLVVHALVHGYDGVMGASGPQSDPAVAGSLVRVGGPRFGLIVSKAVGNAVIRHRVARRLRHMCGKVIAELPADADIVIRALPGAATADSDELLRQLRGALRKLDIAPASATVAGAG, translated from the coding sequence GTGTTGCCTGAGCCGTATCGGTTGCATCATCGTGCCGACTTCTCCCGGACGGTGCGCCGCGGCCAGCGAATCGGGAGGCGAGATCTGGTCGTACACGCGCTCGTGCACGGGTATGACGGAGTCATGGGCGCGAGTGGACCTCAGAGCGATCCGGCGGTAGCCGGATCGTTGGTCCGCGTCGGCGGTCCGCGATTCGGATTGATTGTCAGCAAGGCGGTGGGCAATGCGGTGATTCGACACCGCGTCGCCCGCCGCCTGCGTCATATGTGCGGCAAGGTGATCGCCGAGCTGCCCGCCGATGCCGATATCGTGATCCGGGCGCTGCCCGGTGCCGCGACCGCGGACTCGGACGAGTTGCTCCGGCAACTGCGTGGCGCGCTGCGCAAGCTCGATATCGCCCCCGCATCGGCTACCGTGGCCGGTGCGGGATGA
- the yidD gene encoding membrane protein insertion efficiency factor YidD, translating to MSARTTVARLPANTVIFLIELYRTYVSPMRMPVCRFTPSCSEYAVTALRTRGLFIGLGLTVVRLAKCAPWHPGGWDPVPERKPRGRNEAAADPEASAPHACKGSPRAVIGDTNDGSA from the coding sequence ATGAGTGCCCGCACTACCGTTGCTCGGCTTCCCGCGAACACGGTGATCTTTCTGATCGAGCTCTACCGGACCTATGTCTCCCCCATGCGCATGCCGGTGTGCCGTTTCACCCCGTCCTGCAGCGAGTACGCGGTGACCGCGTTGCGCACCCGCGGCCTGTTCATCGGCCTCGGATTGACGGTCGTGCGATTGGCGAAATGTGCGCCCTGGCACCCTGGTGGGTGGGATCCCGTTCCGGAGCGTAAACCGCGCGGACGGAACGAGGCAGCCGCCGACCCGGAAGCGTCGGCGCCACACGCTTGTAAAGGATCACCGCGCGCGGTGATCGGCGACACGAACGACGGGAGTGCATAG
- a CDS encoding Jag family protein encodes MVNDTAGHEADAGTEPADTANDAEEALIEEGEIAGDYLEQLLDVLDFDGDIDLDVEGDRAIVSIDGGRDLSKLVGRNGEVLDALQELTRLAVQQATGVRSRLMLDVAGWRAKRRSELSALGAAAAQRVLESGAPEPLAPMTPFERKIVHDAVAAVDGVSSESEGVEPNRHVVVVPS; translated from the coding sequence ATGGTGAACGACACGGCCGGGCACGAAGCCGATGCGGGGACCGAACCCGCCGACACCGCGAACGATGCCGAGGAAGCCCTGATCGAAGAGGGCGAAATTGCGGGCGACTACCTCGAGCAGTTGCTCGATGTGCTCGACTTCGATGGCGATATCGATCTTGATGTCGAGGGTGACCGCGCCATCGTGAGCATCGATGGTGGCCGGGATCTCTCGAAGCTGGTCGGCCGTAACGGCGAGGTGCTCGACGCGCTACAGGAGCTGACGCGCCTGGCCGTGCAGCAGGCGACCGGGGTGCGCAGTCGGCTGATGCTTGACGTGGCTGGCTGGCGTGCCAAGCGCCGCTCGGAGCTGAGCGCGCTCGGGGCGGCCGCCGCGCAGCGGGTGCTCGAATCGGGTGCGCCGGAGCCGCTGGCGCCGATGACGCCGTTCGAGCGCAAGATCGTGCACGACGCGGTCGCCGCGGTCGACGGCGTCAGCAGCGAGAGCGAGGGTGTGGAGCCGAACCGCCACGTTGTCGTGGTGCCCTCCTGA
- the rsmG gene encoding 16S rRNA (guanine(527)-N(7))-methyltransferase RsmG — MFHVERDLGGVAAGDRSPVGSNNVALPNELEPPASAAVVFGDRLDLARRYCTALATAGVERGLIGPREVPRLWDRHILNCAVVGELMAEGTTVVDIGSGAGLPGIPLAIARPDLRITLVEPLLRRTIFLSEFIEAAGLDITVVRGRAEQSGVMKEAGGADVVTSRAVAPLAKLAQWSLPLLRDHGRMLALKGVSAAEELERDADALAKAGAGNAKVLECGAGLVSTPTLVISAERLPRAERPSRRAGKSARKSK, encoded by the coding sequence ATGTTTCACGTGGAACGAGATCTCGGTGGAGTCGCCGCTGGCGACCGCTCGCCGGTGGGTTCGAATAACGTCGCGTTGCCGAATGAGCTGGAGCCCCCAGCGTCGGCCGCGGTGGTGTTCGGGGACCGGCTGGATCTCGCCCGTCGGTATTGCACGGCACTCGCCACCGCCGGAGTCGAGCGCGGGCTGATCGGTCCCCGCGAGGTGCCGCGGTTGTGGGATCGGCACATCCTCAACTGCGCGGTGGTCGGTGAGTTGATGGCCGAGGGCACGACCGTGGTCGATATCGGCAGCGGCGCCGGGCTACCCGGAATCCCGTTGGCGATCGCTCGCCCGGATCTCCGGATCACCCTGGTCGAGCCGCTGCTGCGCCGCACCATATTTCTGAGCGAGTTCATCGAGGCGGCCGGTCTCGATATCACCGTGGTGCGCGGGCGGGCCGAGCAATCGGGCGTGATGAAGGAAGCGGGCGGCGCGGATGTGGTGACGTCCCGTGCGGTCGCCCCGCTGGCGAAGCTAGCGCAGTGGTCCCTCCCCCTCCTTCGCGACCACGGGCGGATGCTCGCGCTGAAGGGCGTGAGCGCAGCCGAGGAACTCGAGCGTGATGCGGATGCCTTGGCGAAGGCGGGCGCGGGGAATGCGAAGGTTCTCGAATGCGGTGCCGGACTCGTCTCGACGCCCACTCTGGTGATCAGCGCCGAGCGGCTGCCACGCGCCGAGCGTCCCTCGCGACGCGCGGGTAAGTCGGCACGGAAGTCGAAGTAG
- the yidC gene encoding membrane protein insertase YidC, whose protein sequence is MLDFIYYPVSWILWFWHRVFGFAFGADNGLTWALAVVFLVFTLRLVLYKPFVKQVRTTKQMQELQPQIKELQKKYKNDRQKMATEMQKLQKDHGFNPLMGCLPILAQVPVFLGLFHVLRSFNRTGTGIGQLSMSAYANAHTPNYVFSADDVQSFLKARIFGAPISAYITSPPSQLQAFLDYGGVPTKLSIALVSIPLMVIAGLATHFNARASVARQSPEAAANPQSAMMNKLALWVFPLGVLVGGPFLPIAILLYWVANNIWTYGQQHLVFGRMAKEEEVKKQQKLEQRAQNAPKPGAKPVNVKKKQSPSDATPVDADSDADSDADSVADAVDAPPSTNGTAKSPTKAGQGQRRSGGQKRPGNRGRPNQKRRR, encoded by the coding sequence GTGCTCGACTTCATTTATTACCCGGTGTCCTGGATCCTCTGGTTCTGGCATCGGGTCTTCGGGTTCGCGTTCGGCGCGGACAACGGACTCACCTGGGCCCTGGCCGTGGTGTTCCTGGTGTTCACGCTGCGCTTGGTGCTCTATAAACCGTTCGTCAAACAGGTGCGTACCACCAAGCAAATGCAGGAGTTGCAGCCCCAGATCAAGGAGCTGCAGAAGAAGTACAAGAACGATCGCCAGAAGATGGCGACCGAGATGCAGAAGCTGCAGAAGGATCACGGCTTCAACCCGCTGATGGGCTGCCTGCCGATCCTGGCGCAGGTGCCGGTCTTCCTCGGTCTGTTCCATGTACTGCGCTCGTTCAACCGCACCGGCACCGGCATCGGCCAGCTCAGCATGTCGGCCTACGCCAATGCGCATACGCCCAACTATGTCTTCAGCGCCGACGATGTCCAGTCATTCCTGAAAGCCCGTATCTTCGGTGCACCCATCTCGGCCTACATCACCAGCCCGCCCAGCCAACTGCAGGCATTCCTCGACTACGGCGGCGTACCGACCAAGCTGAGCATCGCGCTGGTCTCCATCCCGTTGATGGTGATCGCGGGTCTGGCAACGCATTTCAACGCGCGCGCGTCGGTTGCACGGCAGAGCCCGGAAGCCGCGGCCAACCCGCAGTCGGCCATGATGAACAAGCTCGCGCTGTGGGTCTTCCCGCTCGGTGTACTCGTCGGTGGTCCGTTCCTGCCGATCGCCATCCTGCTCTACTGGGTCGCAAATAACATCTGGACCTACGGACAGCAGCACCTCGTCTTCGGCCGCATGGCGAAGGAAGAGGAAGTCAAGAAACAGCAGAAGCTGGAGCAGCGCGCACAGAACGCGCCGAAGCCGGGCGCCAAGCCGGTCAACGTCAAGAAGAAGCAGTCGCCCTCGGACGCGACCCCCGTCGACGCCGATTCCGACGCCGATTCCGACGCTGATTCTGTGGCCGATGCGGTCGACGCTCCGCCGTCTACGAACGGCACCGCGAAGTCCCCGACCAAGGCGGGACAGGGACAGCGGCGCTCGGGCGGTCAGAAGCGGCCGGGCAACCGCGGCCGGCCGAACCAGAAGCGACGGCGCTGA